In the genome of Aureimonas sp. OT7, one region contains:
- a CDS encoding DUF2293 domain-containing protein, which produces MATERQRAIDRAMRATTPRIPYLDAETVRSAARSRHLRTVGPDQAFWLAAIAHIRHSYTDYDQLRDEGYDRDAALYFILDAINDVLDRWGSTRRLDSYPEAESEDGAPQPSVRSLGA; this is translated from the coding sequence ATGGCGACGGAACGTCAGCGGGCGATCGACAGGGCCATGCGGGCGACGACACCGCGCATTCCCTATCTGGATGCCGAGACGGTCCGCTCCGCCGCGCGCTCGCGGCACCTGCGCACCGTCGGGCCGGACCAGGCGTTCTGGCTGGCGGCCATCGCCCATATCCGCCACAGCTACACCGATTACGACCAGCTTCGCGATGAAGGCTACGACCGCGATGCGGCGTTGTACTTCATACTGGATGCCATCAACGACGTGCTCGACCGCTGGGGCTCCACCCGCAGGCTGGACTCCTACCCGGAGGCGGAGTCCGAAGACGGCGCGCCGCAGCCTTCCGTCCGGTCACTCGGAGCGTGA